A single window of Polaribacter sp. SA4-10 DNA harbors:
- a CDS encoding thioesterase family protein has product MSFQVTFATKWSDFDPNRHMRHTAYNDYAAEVRVRYFAKHNFSIHEFTKHNIGPILFTEKTSFRKEIHLGENITVNFKLSGLSKNNERWKLTHEVFNEEGKLSAIIKVYGAWIDLTKRKLTVPPKETNDMFDYAEKTEDFKTISLKKQ; this is encoded by the coding sequence ATGAGTTTTCAAGTAACCTTTGCCACAAAATGGTCAGATTTTGACCCAAATAGACATATGCGTCACACAGCATATAATGATTATGCTGCAGAAGTGAGAGTGCGTTATTTTGCCAAACATAACTTTTCTATACATGAATTTACCAAACACAATATTGGACCTATTCTTTTTACTGAGAAAACTTCCTTTAGAAAAGAAATCCATTTAGGAGAAAATATCACTGTAAATTTTAAATTATCTGGTTTATCTAAAAATAACGAACGTTGGAAACTTACGCATGAAGTTTTTAATGAAGAAGGAAAACTATCTGCAATAATAAAAGTGTATGGAGCTTGGATCGATTTAACAAAAAGAAAGTTAACGGTTCCTCCAAAAGAAACAAATGACATGTTTGATTATGCAGAAAAGACTGAAGATTTTAAAACCATCTCTTTAAAAAAACAATAA
- a CDS encoding solute:sodium symporter family transporter, with product MQILTFLGFTLLVAIISYFATRKTEESSSDGYFLGGRSLTAGVIAGSLLLTNLSTEQIVGLNGSSYQSGLSVMVWETLAAIAMVVTALFLLPRYLKGGLTTVPGFLAKRFDVTTKTLTSVLFLSGYVVVLLPVILYSGSLAISGMFNVPELLGVTHTQSIWICVWGIGIIGSIYAVFGGLKAVAVSDSINAIGLLIGGILIPVFGLMMIGDGSIMDGLNILTTENPEKFKSMGGPTDPVPFYTIFTGMMLVQLFYWGTNQQIIQRALGAKNLEEGQKGLLLGSFIKILGPIIVVLPGIIAFHMFEGNLDNPDSAYPMLVNKVLPDAFVGFFAAVLFGAILSSFNSVLNSSVTLFGIDIYKEHINKEADEKTIVKYGKMFGIVLAIAAMFIAPLIANAGSLFAYLQEINGIYSIPILTIIVVGYLTKRVPAIAAKIGLVSGCLLYIISQFFMQPYFVDTALESAKANGITDAAELALVEAQAYPHFLDVMAILFVLNVVIMLIIGKIKPRATDFVQEYTQQVDIKPWKHVKSAGVSICIIVIAIYIYFA from the coding sequence ATGCAGATTTTAACATTTTTAGGGTTTACTTTATTGGTGGCCATTATTTCTTATTTTGCTACAAGAAAAACAGAAGAATCTTCTTCCGATGGATATTTTTTAGGAGGTAGGAGTTTAACAGCAGGAGTAATTGCAGGTTCTTTACTATTAACAAATTTATCTACAGAACAGATTGTAGGTTTAAATGGTTCTTCTTATCAAAGCGGTTTATCTGTAATGGTTTGGGAAACTTTAGCGGCGATAGCAATGGTTGTAACTGCGTTGTTTTTATTACCAAGATATTTAAAAGGAGGCTTAACAACGGTACCAGGTTTTTTAGCAAAAAGATTTGATGTAACTACAAAAACGTTAACATCAGTTTTATTTTTATCTGGTTATGTTGTGGTTTTATTACCTGTGATTTTATATTCGGGGTCACTTGCAATTAGCGGAATGTTTAATGTTCCAGAATTATTAGGAGTTACACATACTCAATCTATTTGGATTTGTGTTTGGGGTATCGGAATTATAGGGTCAATCTACGCTGTTTTTGGAGGACTAAAAGCTGTTGCGGTATCAGATTCAATAAATGCTATTGGTCTACTAATTGGGGGTATTTTAATTCCTGTGTTTGGTTTGATGATGATTGGAGATGGTAGCATTATGGACGGATTAAATATATTAACTACAGAAAACCCAGAGAAATTTAAATCAATGGGTGGCCCCACTGATCCAGTTCCCTTTTATACCATTTTTACAGGAATGATGTTGGTTCAATTATTTTATTGGGGAACAAATCAGCAGATTATTCAAAGAGCTCTAGGTGCAAAAAATTTAGAAGAGGGTCAAAAAGGATTATTGTTAGGGTCTTTTATAAAAATACTAGGGCCAATTATTGTTGTTTTACCAGGAATTATAGCTTTTCATATGTTTGAAGGGAATCTAGATAATCCTGATAGTGCTTATCCTATGTTGGTAAACAAAGTTTTACCAGATGCATTTGTTGGCTTTTTTGCAGCTGTTTTGTTTGGTGCAATTTTAAGTTCTTTTAATAGCGTTTTAAATAGTTCTGTTACTTTATTTGGGATTGATATTTACAAAGAACATATTAATAAAGAAGCAGATGAGAAAACAATAGTAAAATATGGTAAAATGTTTGGTATTGTATTAGCAATAGCGGCTATGTTTATAGCACCTTTAATAGCTAATGCAGGAAGCCTTTTTGCTTATTTACAAGAAATTAATGGTATTTATAGTATTCCAATTTTAACAATTATTGTTGTCGGATATTTAACAAAACGTGTTCCAGCAATTGCGGCTAAAATTGGTTTAGTTTCAGGGTGTTTGTTGTATATAATTAGTCAATTTTTTATGCAACCCTATTTTGTTGATACGGCTTTAGAAAGTGCAAAAGCAAACGGTATTACAGATGCTGCTGAATTAGCTTTAGTTGAAGCGCAGGCGTACCCTCACTTTTTAGATGTAATGGCTATTTTGTTTGTATTAAATGTGGTAATTATGTTAATCATTGGAAAGATAAAACCAAGAGCAACTGATTTTGTTCAAGAGTACACACAACAAGTAGATATTAAACCATGGAAACATGTAAAGTCTGCAGGTGTTAGTATTTGTATAATTGTTATTGCTATTTATATTTATTTTGCTTAA
- a CDS encoding GntR family transcriptional regulator, with protein MIKLEKKIGIPKYKQIINSIEEAILSGVLKKGDQLPSINFIKNKHTLSRDTVLSAFNELKNRGIIQSVVGKGYYVSSEDINVKQKIFLLFDELNSFKEDLYNSFSENLASNIQVDIFFHHFNENSFNKLIHDNSGDYNYYVIMPANLKNTNKIIQNLPKDKVYILDQIHEDLLTYPAIYQDFEKAIFNNLTKAFHLIENYKKLVLVFSEEKQPKGMKDGFILFSKEKNIPFEVINSLENKNLEKGELYVIPEDKNLLQVIKKMKSKGLSLKKDIGIISYNETLLKEIVEGGITTISTDFKMMGKRLAEMILNKEQLKIENPNNIIIRNSL; from the coding sequence ATGATCAAATTAGAAAAAAAAATAGGGATTCCTAAATATAAACAAATCATCAATTCAATTGAAGAGGCTATTCTTTCTGGTGTCTTAAAAAAAGGAGATCAGTTACCTTCTATCAACTTTATTAAAAACAAGCATACGCTTTCTAGAGACACCGTTTTAAGTGCTTTTAATGAGTTGAAAAACAGAGGCATTATACAATCTGTTGTTGGTAAAGGGTATTATGTTTCTAGTGAAGACATTAATGTAAAGCAAAAAATATTTTTACTTTTTGATGAATTAAACTCATTTAAAGAAGATTTATATAATTCATTTTCAGAAAACTTAGCATCAAATATTCAAGTAGATATTTTCTTTCACCACTTTAATGAAAATAGCTTTAATAAATTAATTCATGATAATTCTGGAGATTACAATTACTATGTAATTATGCCTGCAAACTTAAAAAATACAAATAAAATAATACAAAACCTTCCTAAGGATAAAGTATACATATTAGATCAAATACATGAAGATTTATTAACGTATCCTGCCATTTATCAAGATTTTGAAAAAGCTATTTTTAACAACCTTACTAAAGCATTTCATCTTATTGAAAACTATAAAAAGCTTGTTTTAGTTTTTTCAGAAGAAAAGCAACCAAAAGGAATGAAAGATGGGTTTATTCTATTTTCCAAAGAAAAAAACATCCCTTTTGAGGTTATAAATTCTCTTGAAAATAAAAACCTTGAAAAAGGTGAATTATATGTTATTCCTGAAGATAAGAATTTGCTTCAAGTTATAAAAAAAATGAAAAGTAAAGGTTTATCTCTTAAAAAAGACATTGGTATTATTTCTTATAATGAAACCCTATTAAAGGAAATTGTAGAAGGTGGTATTACAACTATTTCCACAGATTTTAAAATGATGGGGAAACGTTTAGCGGAAATGATTTTAAATAAAGAACAACTAAAAATAGAGAACCCTAATAATATAATTATTAGAAACTCTCTTTAA
- a CDS encoding aldose 1-epimerase, whose translation MYNIIHNQDLNILEIKDSNQLLYGKIYLNDGASLQKLTLNGTVIIQDLSPLNYKDTYASSILFPFANRIKDGSYSFNGKNYQFEINQKEENNALHGLVYNKIFSVINKETNKDWVTITLEYIEKNKSIGFPFTYSIQLKYIFTKDNLSLVVSVKNTDSEAFPYTIGWHPYFLSDNLQKSKLNFVSNQKLIIGERNITTGIEEIKVQENLEIKDKQLDDCWLLNSNKIQFNTPKYQLFIDSSAKNNVLQVYTPPKLNTIAIEPTTGVSDSFNNKIGLEILNPDEFYTIKWGLKIINKQ comes from the coding sequence ATGTACAATATTATACATAACCAGGATTTAAATATTTTAGAAATTAAAGATTCTAATCAATTATTGTATGGTAAAATATATCTTAATGATGGAGCTAGCTTACAAAAACTAACTTTAAATGGAACAGTCATAATTCAAGATTTATCGCCATTAAACTATAAAGACACCTATGCATCATCAATTCTATTTCCTTTTGCTAATAGAATTAAAGATGGAAGTTACTCCTTTAATGGAAAAAATTATCAATTTGAAATAAATCAAAAAGAAGAAAACAATGCTTTACACGGTTTAGTTTATAATAAAATTTTTAGTGTTATAAATAAGGAGACAAATAAAGATTGGGTAACAATTACATTAGAATATATTGAAAAAAATAAATCTATCGGTTTTCCTTTTACCTATAGTATTCAACTAAAATATATTTTTACAAAAGACAATCTAAGTTTAGTTGTTTCTGTAAAAAATACAGATTCGGAAGCATTTCCATATACAATTGGGTGGCATCCTTATTTTTTAAGTGATAATTTACAAAAAAGCAAATTAAATTTTGTTAGCAATCAAAAATTAATAATAGGAGAACGAAATATTACAACCGGCATTGAAGAAATAAAAGTTCAAGAAAATTTAGAAATCAAAGACAAACAGTTAGACGATTGTTGGCTCTTAAATTCTAATAAAATTCAATTTAATACTCCAAAATATCAATTATTTATTGATTCATCGGCAAAAAACAATGTTCTTCAAGTATATACGCCTCCTAAATTAAATACGATCGCTATTGAACCAACAACAGGTGTTTCTGATAGCTTTAATAATAAAATAGGTTTAGAAATTTTAAATCCAGATGAATTTTATACTATAAAATGGGGTTTGAAAATAATTAATAAACAATAA
- the galK gene encoding galactokinase, with protein sequence MSKAIITDVKNTFINTFKTEPLLIFSPGRINIIGEHTDYNDGFVFPAAVDKGIAAAIQKSDSKKSTAVALDLDSTIEFELDKLKPSKEGSWENYVFGVVAEIQNRNKVIGNFNIVFKGNIPGGAGMSSSAALENSVVFGLNELFNLGLTKHEMILISQKAEHNYVGVKCGIMDQYASMFGVKNNALLLDCRTIESKPYEINFKEHQLMLINTNVKHSLSDSAYNDRRSACERVSELLGVKALRDATEADLKRIIDKVIPANYQKALYVIQENERTLKAVKAIEDGNLETLGALIYQSHEGLTTKYKVSCNELDFLVNQAKENKSVLGARMMGGGFGGCTINLVTKDKANRFAEEASKAYKKEFNKECSVYFIKLSKGTHLIR encoded by the coding sequence ATGAGTAAGGCAATAATAACAGATGTCAAGAACACATTTATTAATACTTTTAAAACGGAGCCTTTGCTTATTTTTTCTCCTGGAAGGATAAATATTATAGGAGAACATACAGATTATAATGATGGATTTGTTTTTCCTGCAGCTGTAGACAAAGGTATTGCAGCAGCAATTCAAAAAAGTGATTCAAAAAAATCTACAGCTGTTGCTTTAGATTTAGATAGTACGATAGAATTTGAACTAGATAAATTAAAACCATCAAAAGAAGGAAGTTGGGAGAATTATGTTTTTGGTGTCGTTGCAGAAATTCAAAATAGGAATAAAGTTATTGGCAATTTTAATATTGTCTTTAAAGGAAATATTCCTGGAGGAGCAGGCATGTCTTCTTCTGCTGCTCTAGAAAACAGTGTTGTTTTTGGTTTAAATGAATTGTTTAACCTTGGTCTAACAAAGCATGAAATGATATTGATATCACAAAAAGCAGAACACAATTATGTTGGTGTAAAATGCGGTATAATGGACCAATATGCGAGTATGTTTGGCGTTAAAAACAATGCTTTACTCTTAGATTGTAGAACTATAGAATCTAAACCTTACGAAATCAATTTTAAGGAGCATCAATTAATGTTAATAAACACAAACGTTAAACATAGTTTATCTGATAGCGCTTATAATGACAGACGTTCTGCTTGTGAAAGAGTTTCTGAATTATTAGGAGTTAAAGCATTAAGAGATGCTACTGAGGCCGATTTAAAAAGAATTATTGATAAAGTTATACCTGCAAACTATCAAAAAGCGTTGTATGTAATTCAAGAAAATGAAAGAACACTTAAAGCAGTCAAAGCAATAGAAGATGGAAATTTAGAAACTTTAGGCGCTTTAATCTATCAATCTCATGAAGGGTTGACGACTAAATACAAAGTAAGTTGCAATGAATTAGACTTTCTTGTAAATCAAGCAAAAGAGAACAAAAGTGTTTTAGGAGCAAGAATGATGGGTGGTGGTTTTGGTGGTTGCACAATCAACTTAGTCACTAAAGATAAAGCTAATCGTTTTGCAGAAGAAGCTTCTAAAGCATATAAAAAAGAATTTAATAAAGAATGTTCTGTTTATTTTATTAAGCTTTCAAAAGGTACACATTTAATAAGGTAA
- a CDS encoding UDP-glucose--hexose-1-phosphate uridylyltransferase, translated as MENTNLQEYSHKRYNILTGEWVLVSPHRAKRPWQGQSEAINNEKRPTYDASCYLCAGNTRINGEVNPAYKDVFVFTNDFAALQNDFPIFKVNDGLLKARSETGICKVICFSPDHSKSLADMSSSEIQKVVFAWQKEYTQLGANPNINYIQIFENKGAVMGCSNPHPHGQIWSQSTLPNEVDKKNTQQLNYYNKNKTSLLGDYLAQELEKKERIIFENDGFIVLVPFWAIWPFETMIVPKKHQANILEMNKEETLQYAEAISVLTKAYDKLFNTSFPYSSGIHQAPTDDNANKHWHWHMSFYPPLLRSASVKKFMVGYEMFGSPQRDITAEQAVKMIKDCL; from the coding sequence ATGGAAAACACAAATTTACAAGAGTATTCACATAAAAGATATAATATTCTTACAGGAGAGTGGGTTTTAGTCTCTCCACACAGAGCTAAAAGACCTTGGCAGGGACAAAGTGAAGCCATCAATAACGAAAAAAGACCTACTTATGATGCCTCTTGTTATTTATGTGCAGGAAATACCAGAATTAATGGAGAAGTAAATCCAGCGTATAAAGATGTGTTTGTTTTCACAAATGATTTTGCGGCCTTACAAAACGATTTTCCAATATTTAAGGTAAATGACGGACTTTTAAAAGCACGAAGCGAAACAGGAATTTGTAAAGTAATTTGTTTTAGTCCAGATCACTCAAAAAGTTTAGCAGATATGTCTTCCTCCGAAATTCAAAAAGTTGTTTTTGCTTGGCAAAAAGAATATACCCAATTAGGAGCGAATCCAAACATCAACTATATTCAAATTTTTGAAAATAAAGGTGCAGTAATGGGCTGTAGCAATCCGCATCCTCATGGACAAATCTGGAGTCAGTCTACTTTACCAAATGAAGTTGATAAAAAAAACACACAACAATTAAACTACTATAACAAGAATAAAACTAGCTTATTAGGTGATTATTTAGCACAAGAATTAGAAAAGAAAGAACGTATTATTTTTGAAAATGATGGCTTTATAGTTTTAGTTCCTTTTTGGGCTATTTGGCCTTTCGAGACAATGATTGTTCCTAAAAAACATCAGGCTAACATTTTAGAAATGAATAAAGAAGAAACTTTGCAATATGCTGAAGCAATTTCAGTTTTAACAAAAGCGTACGATAAACTTTTTAATACTTCTTTCCCATATTCTAGTGGTATTCACCAAGCACCAACAGATGATAATGCAAATAAGCATTGGCATTGGCATATGAGTTTTTATCCTCCATTATTAAGAAGTGCTTCTGTAAAGAAATTTATGGTGGGTTATGAAATGTTTGGATCGCCACAGAGAGATATTACGGCAGAACAGGCAGTTAAAATGATTAAAGACTGTTTGTAA